Proteins co-encoded in one Bacteroidota bacterium genomic window:
- a CDS encoding ATP-binding protein, which yields MIKRIAITGPESTGKSTLSEKVAKHFKTIWVPEYARNYVGSLNRPYNFNDVEKIAKIQLQQEDALLKKTNRIIFTDTELIVIKIWMEYKFNTVPEWVEKEISNRKYDLYLLCDIDLEWKYDPQREHPHKREYFFNYFKKELENRGFNYKIISGNSQQRMKTATNAVEKLLNE from the coding sequence TTGATTAAACGTATTGCCATAACAGGTCCTGAATCCACAGGTAAATCAACACTTTCTGAGAAAGTTGCCAAGCATTTTAAAACAATTTGGGTACCTGAATATGCAAGGAATTATGTTGGCAGTTTAAATCGTCCATATAATTTTAATGATGTTGAAAAGATTGCAAAAATTCAACTTCAACAAGAGGATGCTTTATTAAAAAAAACCAATAGAATTATTTTTACAGACACAGAATTAATCGTCATAAAAATTTGGATGGAATACAAGTTCAACACAGTTCCCGAATGGGTTGAAAAGGAAATATCCAACAGAAAATATGACTTATATCTTTTATGTGATATTGACCTAGAATGGAAATATGACCCTCAAAGGGAACATCCTCATAAAAGAGAATATTTTTTCAACTACTTTAAAAAAGAATTGGAAAACAGGGGTTTTAATTATAAAATAATATCAGGAAATTCACAACAAAGAATGAAAACTGCTACTAATGCAGTGGAAAAGTTGTTGAATGAATAA